From Candidatus Paceibacterota bacterium:
CCCGTAGGAATAATTTTTGCTTTTTTTTGGATTAAGATTACGGCAAGCGCTATAAGAGAATTGTCGGCAGTAACTTTTCCACAAACAGAGGAAGAATTCTTTTCTTCAGAAATTTTAGAAGAAAGCATGGAGAGTATGAAAATGTTTTTTAATGAAGAAGAAATTAAAAAAATACTAGAAGAAGAAGAATTGGAAACAATGTTTGAAAAAGAAGAAGAAAATCAAAAAGAAGAAATAAAAGAGGAAAATGAAAAATAAACCGGATAAAAATAATTTAGTCAAGAGCGGGGGCATACAGGACAGAGAAATAGTTGAGGAAATGAAAACTTCTTACATTGACTATGCGATGTCTGTAATTGTATCTCGCGCTCTTCCCGATGTAAGAGACGGATTAAAGCCGGTCCATAGACGCATTCTTTATACTATGCTTGAAGAGGGATTAAGGCATAATGCGAAATTTAGAAAATCGGCGACCGTAGTCGGTTCTACGCTTGGCCGTTATCATCCCCATGGAGATATGGCGGTCTATGATGCTTTAGTCAGAATGGCCCAGGATTTTTCGCTTCGTTACCCTCTTATTCAGGGACAAGGAAATTTCGGTTCAATAGACAACGATCCTGCTGCTGCCCCCAGATATACGGAATGTAAAATGTCAAAAATCGGGGAAGAAATGCTTTTGGGAATTGAGAAAGGAACTGTGGATTTTACCGAGAATTATGATGGAACAAGAAAAGAGCCGGCTGTTTTGCCTTCTCCTTTGCCTCAGCTTATCTTAAACGGCTCTATGGGAATTGCCGTTGGAATGGCTACAAATATTCCTCCTCATAATTTAAGGGAGGTTGCCGATGCTTTAATTTATCTAATAGACAATCCCGATGCTTCTTCTGAGGATCTTTTTAAATTTGTAAAAGGGCCTGATTTTCCAACCGGCGGGATAATATTCGGAAAAAAAGACATAATTTCCGCTTATTCACAGGGAAAAGGACCGATAGTTGTGAGAGGAAAGGCGGAAATAAAAGAAGATAAATCGGGGAAAAATCAGATTATAATAAACGAAATTCCTTATCAGACCCAAAAGTCGTCTTTGGTTGAGCAGTTTGCAAGATTAGTGAAAGAGAAGAAATTAATTGGGATAAAAGATATTAGGGATGAATCAGACAAAGAAGGAATGAGGGTTGTTTTTGACCTTCAAAGAGATGCTTTTCCTCAGAAAATTTTAAATAAGCTTTATAAATTTACCGATTTGCAAAGAACATTTCATTTGAATATGCTTGCTCTTACCGAAAGAGTTCAGCCGAAAGTTTTGTCTTTATCTGAAGTTCTTTCTCAATTTATAGCTCACCGCAAAGAGGTAATTGTGAGAAGAACAAAGTATGAGCTTCAAAAAGCGAAAGAGAGATACCATATTTTAGAAGGTCTTCATAAGTGCCTTTCTAAAATTGACGAGGTGATAAAAATAATCAAGGCCTCTTTAAACAGGGAAGACGCTCTGAAGAATTTAATCAAAAGATTTAAACTTTCGGAAATACAAGCAAACGCTATTTTGGATACAAAGCTTTCTTTTTTAGCCCGTCTTGAAAGAAAAAAAATAGAAGACGAATTGAAAGAAATAGAAAAGCAGATGAAAGAGTTAATGGCAATATTAAAAAGCCCGAAAAAAGTGGAAGATATTTTTAAGAAAGAAACGCTGGAAGTAAAAGAGAAATTCGGCGATGAAAGAAAAACTAAGTTTTCTGTTCAGGGAGCGGAAGAAATTGCCGAAGAGGACCTTATTCCTCATGAAGAAACAATCATTACTCTTACAAAAGGAGGATATATTAAAAGAATAAACCCTAATACTTATAAAATACAAAAGAGAGGAGGCAAGGGAATTTTGGGAATGAAAACAATGCAGGAGGATATTGTTGAACATTTCCTTCTTGCTGATACCCATGATTCACTTCTGTTCTTTACCGATTCGGGAAAGGTTTTTAGAACCATGGTTTATGATATTGCCGAAGGAACGAGAGTTGCAAGAGGACGCGGCCTTTTGAATTTTATTGATATTACCCCAAATGACAAGATACTTTCGATAATGGCTCTTTCAAAAGAAGAAACAAAGTCGGGAGTGAAGAATTTGTTGATGGTTACGGAAAATGGTATAATTAAAAGGACAGAACTGGAACAGTTTAAGAATGTAAGAAAAACGGGTCTTATCGCTATAAAACTGAAAAAGGGAGATTTGCTTAAGAATGTTTTTAAAACAACAGGAGAAGATGAAGTTGTTCTTATTACAAGAAAAGGGTTGTCCATAAAATTCAAAGAAAAGGATATAAGAGAAATGGGACGGTCTGCCAGCGGGGTAAAAGCAATGGGACTAAAAAAAGAAGACAAAATTGTTGGCGGGTGCGCCATAAGACCAGAAAAAGAAAAAGAAGAATATCTTCTTGTTCTAACAGAGAAAGGATTTGGCAAAAAGACAAATGTTAAAGAATATCGGCTTCAAAAAAGAGGAGGGTCCGGAATCAAAGCGGCAAACATCAACCCAAAGACAGGAGATCTTGTTTTCGCCCAGATTCTTTACGGAGATGAGGAAGATTTGATTATCATTTCCAGAAAAGGGCATATTATAAGAACGGGTATTTCTTCTATCCCAAAGTTAGGAAGGGCCACCCAGGGAGTGAGAATAATGAAGCTTGAGCCGGGAAACGGCGCTGCTTCTGCAATATGCATATGATTTTTTTAAATCCTGAAGAAGTTTTAAATAAAATTGAAATTAAAGAAGATATGATTGCCGCTGACTTTGGCTGTGGTTCAGGAGGATTTACTTTTCCTTTGGCAAAAAAGCTCAAAAAAGGATTTGTTTACGCTGTTGATATTCAAGAACTTCCTTTGTCTGCTATGAGAGGAAGGGCAAATATGGAAAGCATAAGCAATATTGATTTTATTTTAGGAGATATAGAGAATAAATTAGATATACAGGAAAATTCCCTTGATATTGTTACAATTATAAACGTCCTTTTTCAAATTGAAGATAAAAAAGCCGTAATTGGAGAGGCATTAAGGTTGCTCAAAAAAGGAGGCAAAATGATTATTGTTGATTGGGATAAAAAAGCAAAAATGCAACTTGTGGAAGAAAAGGTTTCTTTGGATGAAATAAAAGAAATTGCCAAAGATAAGGGCTTTGCTATTGAAGAAGAATTCAAGGCAGGCACTCATCACTGCGGAGTTATATTTAAAAAAATATAAAAATATATGGGTAAATTTACAAAAAGAGAAATTGAAAGAAAAGTTGGAAAAATGCCGCTTACAAGAAGCGAGAAAGAATATGTAAAGCAGGTTTTTGGCGGCTATGATTATCCCTCAAGTAAGGGAGTTACAAAAGAAGAATATAAGAAAGGAATGGAAGAAATGAAAAAGAATACGAGAGATTCTATTAATGACAGGAAACTGAAGATAATAGAAAGACACTTGAAGAAATAAAAAAATCTGAAAAATACATGGTTTTTATTTGGACAGCAATTTTTTTTCTTTCGGTCTTTGTTCTTGTCAAAGGAGCTGATTTTCTTATTTCAAGCGCGGAAAAGATCGGTCTTTCAATGGGTTTTTCTCCTTTTATAATCGGAGTTACTATTGTCGGGCTTGGAACCTCTTTTCCTGAGCTCATTACCTCTTTTGTTGCTGCTTTTAAGGGAGCCCAGGAAATTATTGTTGCAAATGCAGTCGGTTCAAATATTGTAAATATACTTCTTGTTGTCGGACTTTCTGCTATTGTAGGCAGAAAGCTTGTTGTTACTAAAAGCTTGATAGATATTGACTTGCCTCTTCTTGCAATAGGGACAGTTTTGTTTCTTGGGATTGTCTTTGATAAAGAAATTACAATAGGGGAATCTTTTCTTATGGTTATAACCTACGGAGGATATTTGCTTTATACAGCTTTTCATAGAGAAGAAGATGATGATAAGGAAGAGGAAGAATTTTCCGGTATTTTGCCTTCAAGACAGACAAGAAGGAAAGAGAAAGTTTCTCTGAAAAATGAAGCTCGACCAAAAGTTTCTTATAAAGATTTTCTAATTCTTTTTGCCGGAATAGTAAGTTTACTTTTGGGTGCCAAGTATCTTATTGATTCGCTTGTGGAATTGTCAAAGATTCTCAATATTGCCCCTAGTATTATCGCCGTTACAGCGGTTTCCCTTGGAACTTCTCTGCCGGAATTGATTGTTTCAGTAAAGGCCGCTTTAAAGAAAAAAGCAGAACTTGCTCTTGGCAATATTTTTGGATCCAATGTTTTTAATATGTTTATAGTAGTTGGGCTTCCGGGTCTTTTTTTCTCTTTAACGGTTGAAGATCAAATTTACACAATTGGTATTCCTACAATGGCTCTTGCCACTCTTCTTTTTGTTATTTCCGGAATTTCAAGAAAGATTCATATGTGGGAAGGGGCTTTTTATCTTTCATTATACGTTTTATTTATAGCAAAGCTTTTTAATTGGTTTTAAAAACAATTTCTTTTTTAATAGTCCGCTTACGGCGGATTCTTTAATTTATAGATCTGCTAGCTATAATTTTCCAAAAATCAAATAAAAAAGGCGCATAAACTTAATTTTTTTTAAAAAGCAAAATAGCATTTTATCATTATGAAAAAATACGAACCGAAAAAAATAGAGCAAAAATGGCAGAATGTTTGGGAGAAAAAAGGCGTTTTTAAAGCAAAGGATTTTTCAAAGAAAAAAAAGCTCTATTTGCTTGTTGAGTTTCCATATCCTTCAGGAGAAGGGCTTCATGTCGGACATTGCCGGAGCTTTACGGCTTTTGACATTATTGCCCGGAAAAAAAGAATGGAGGGTTATAACGTCCTTTATCCTATTGGCTGGGATGCTTTCGGATTGCCGACAGAAAATCATGCTATTAAAAAAGGACTTCATCCGTCTGTTATCACAAAGAAAAATACAGACACTTTCAGACGCCAGTTGAAAAAGGCGGGTTTTTCTTTTGATTTTTCAAGAGAGATAAACACAACAAATCCAGATTATTATAAATGGACCCAGTGGATATTTATACAAATGTTTAAAAAAGGGCTTGCATACAAAGACAAAATGGACATTAATTGGTGTCCTTCCTGTAAAATAGGACTTGCTAACGAGGAAGTTATTTCCGGGAATTGCGAAAGATGCAATACAAAAGTGGAAAAAAAAGAGAAAGAACAATGGATGCTGAGAATTACAAAATATGCCGACCGCCTGATTAAGGATCTTGATCTTGTTGATTATCTTGAAAAGATAAAAATCCAGCAGAAAGAATGGATAGGAAAATCGGAAGGTGCTTTGGTTAAATTCTACATTGAAGAAATAAAAGAATATGTCGAGGTTTTTACCACAAGAATAGATACTATATTTTCGGGAACTTTTTTAATACTGTCCCCCGGGCACAAAATAATAGAAAAGCACAAGGATAAAATCAAGAATATTAAGGAGGTTATGGAATACCATAGAAAGGCAAAAAATACTTCCGATATAGACAGAACAAATATTGAAAAAGAAATAACCGGAGTTAAATTAGAGGGCCTTACTGCCATAAATCCGGCTACAAATGAAAAAATGCAAGTTTGGAGCGCTGATTTTGTTCTTGAACATTATGGTTCAGGAGCCGTTTTTGCCGATGCTCATGATATCAGAGATTTTAAGATGGCAAAGATTTATAACCTGCCTTTGAAAATATCCCTTATTCCAAAAGATAAGGATTTGGCTAGAAAAGTTGAAAATTTTGAAGAATGTTTTGAAGGAGAAGGGACTCTTTGCAATTCAATGCAATTTGACGGCATTTCTTCTTCTTTGGCAAGACCGCTTATTATTTCCTTTTTAAAGAAAAAAGGCCTTGCTAAGGAAAAAACCGTTTATAAATTAAGGGATTGGGTTTTTTCAAGACAGCATTATTGGGGAGAGCCGATTCCGATGGTTTTTTGCAAGAAGTGCGGATGGACGGAAATTCCTGAAAAGGAACTTCCTTTAAAATTGCCCGACGTTAAAAAGTATCAGCCGTCAAACACCGGAGAGTCCCCCCTTTCTTTAATTCCTTCTTTTGTTAATACAAAATGTCCAAAGTGCAAAGGAGAGGCAAAAAGGGAAACGGACACTATGCCAAATTGGGCCGGCTCTAATTGGTATTTCCTTCGCTATCTGGATGTAAAAAACAATAAAAAACTGGCGGATTCAAAAAAGATAAAATACTGGATGCCGGTTGATTGGTATAACGGAGGAATGGAACATGTTACTTTGCATTTGCTTTACTCCCGTTTTGTTTATAAATTTCTGTGGGATATTAACGCTGTTCCAAAAGAAATAGGGAAAGAACCTTATAAAAAAAGAACTGCCCAAGGAATGATTTTGGGACAAGGAGGAATCAAGATGTCAAAATCAAAGGGCAATGTTGTAAATCCCGAGGAAATAATAGATAAATGGGGAAGCGATGTTTTCAGAGTTTATATCATGTTCATGGGTCCTTTCGAGCAGGCCATTTCATGGGATTCCAAAGGAATAAAAGGAGCAAGAAGGTTTTTGGAAAAGGTTTTTGCAATTTCCGTTTCAGAGGAAGTTTCTTCTGGAATTAAAAAAAATCTTCAAAAGACAATAAGAAAAGTTTCAAAAGACATAGACGCTTTAAAGTTCAATACGGCGATAAGCTCTCTGATGGAATTTTCCAATTCTTTAAAAGATGGAAAAATTGACAAAGAGAATTTCAAGGATTTTCTTAAAATTCTCTCTCCCTTTGCTCCTCATCTTTGCGAGCATTTATGGAATGAAAATAAATTTAAAGATCTTTGC
This genomic window contains:
- the gyrA gene encoding DNA gyrase subunit A — protein: MKNKPDKNNLVKSGGIQDREIVEEMKTSYIDYAMSVIVSRALPDVRDGLKPVHRRILYTMLEEGLRHNAKFRKSATVVGSTLGRYHPHGDMAVYDALVRMAQDFSLRYPLIQGQGNFGSIDNDPAAAPRYTECKMSKIGEEMLLGIEKGTVDFTENYDGTRKEPAVLPSPLPQLILNGSMGIAVGMATNIPPHNLREVADALIYLIDNPDASSEDLFKFVKGPDFPTGGIIFGKKDIISAYSQGKGPIVVRGKAEIKEDKSGKNQIIINEIPYQTQKSSLVEQFARLVKEKKLIGIKDIRDESDKEGMRVVFDLQRDAFPQKILNKLYKFTDLQRTFHLNMLALTERVQPKVLSLSEVLSQFIAHRKEVIVRRTKYELQKAKERYHILEGLHKCLSKIDEVIKIIKASLNREDALKNLIKRFKLSEIQANAILDTKLSFLARLERKKIEDELKEIEKQMKELMAILKSPKKVEDIFKKETLEVKEKFGDERKTKFSVQGAEEIAEEDLIPHEETIITLTKGGYIKRINPNTYKIQKRGGKGILGMKTMQEDIVEHFLLADTHDSLLFFTDSGKVFRTMVYDIAEGTRVARGRGLLNFIDITPNDKILSIMALSKEETKSGVKNLLMVTENGIIKRTELEQFKNVRKTGLIAIKLKKGDLLKNVFKTTGEDEVVLITRKGLSIKFKEKDIREMGRSASGVKAMGLKKEDKIVGGCAIRPEKEKEEYLLVLTEKGFGKKTNVKEYRLQKRGGSGIKAANINPKTGDLVFAQILYGDEEDLIIISRKGHIIRTGISSIPKLGRATQGVRIMKLEPGNGAASAICI
- a CDS encoding class I SAM-dependent methyltransferase, whose translation is MIFLNPEEVLNKIEIKEDMIAADFGCGSGGFTFPLAKKLKKGFVYAVDIQELPLSAMRGRANMESISNIDFILGDIENKLDIQENSLDIVTIINVLFQIEDKKAVIGEALRLLKKGGKMIIVDWDKKAKMQLVEEKVSLDEIKEIAKDKGFAIEEEFKAGTHHCGVIFKKI
- a CDS encoding calcium/sodium antiporter; protein product: MVFIWTAIFFLSVFVLVKGADFLISSAEKIGLSMGFSPFIIGVTIVGLGTSFPELITSFVAAFKGAQEIIVANAVGSNIVNILLVVGLSAIVGRKLVVTKSLIDIDLPLLAIGTVLFLGIVFDKEITIGESFLMVITYGGYLLYTAFHREEDDDKEEEEFSGILPSRQTRRKEKVSLKNEARPKVSYKDFLILFAGIVSLLLGAKYLIDSLVELSKILNIAPSIIAVTAVSLGTSLPELIVSVKAALKKKAELALGNIFGSNVFNMFIVVGLPGLFFSLTVEDQIYTIGIPTMALATLLFVISGISRKIHMWEGAFYLSLYVLFIAKLFNWF
- the leuS gene encoding leucine--tRNA ligase, whose product is MKKYEPKKIEQKWQNVWEKKGVFKAKDFSKKKKLYLLVEFPYPSGEGLHVGHCRSFTAFDIIARKKRMEGYNVLYPIGWDAFGLPTENHAIKKGLHPSVITKKNTDTFRRQLKKAGFSFDFSREINTTNPDYYKWTQWIFIQMFKKGLAYKDKMDINWCPSCKIGLANEEVISGNCERCNTKVEKKEKEQWMLRITKYADRLIKDLDLVDYLEKIKIQQKEWIGKSEGALVKFYIEEIKEYVEVFTTRIDTIFSGTFLILSPGHKIIEKHKDKIKNIKEVMEYHRKAKNTSDIDRTNIEKEITGVKLEGLTAINPATNEKMQVWSADFVLEHYGSGAVFADAHDIRDFKMAKIYNLPLKISLIPKDKDLARKVENFEECFEGEGTLCNSMQFDGISSSLARPLIISFLKKKGLAKEKTVYKLRDWVFSRQHYWGEPIPMVFCKKCGWTEIPEKELPLKLPDVKKYQPSNTGESPLSLIPSFVNTKCPKCKGEAKRETDTMPNWAGSNWYFLRYLDVKNNKKLADSKKIKYWMPVDWYNGGMEHVTLHLLYSRFVYKFLWDINAVPKEIGKEPYKKRTAQGMILGQGGIKMSKSKGNVVNPEEIIDKWGSDVFRVYIMFMGPFEQAISWDSKGIKGARRFLEKVFAISVSEEVSSGIKKNLQKTIRKVSKDIDALKFNTAISSLMEFSNSLKDGKIDKENFKDFLKILSPFAPHLCEHLWNENKFKDLCLSSFWPKFSKELEKEKELEIVVQVNGKLRAKLLLPIDISEEEAKKVALSNEKVKSNIGEKKIKRVVFVPKKLINFVI